From Penicillium psychrofluorescens genome assembly, chromosome: 1, one genomic window encodes:
- a CDS encoding uncharacterized protein (ID:PFLUO_001625-T1.cds;~source:funannotate): MASGYGLNGGPSRCYPFWQEVLGCYVVNSGEGEAGKKKCTPALEDYHECLHHRKEALRTMKMQAAYRKAEAAHPRENAPKAEQIRSLGLLGKEEEASAVLSQR, translated from the exons ATGGCTTCTGGCTACGGTCTCAACGGCG GTCCCTCCCGCTGCTACCCCTTCTGGCAAGAGGTCCTGGGATGCTACGTCGTGAACTCGGGCGAGGGTGAagccggcaagaagaagtgcACCCCCGCCCTGGAGGACTACCACGAGTGTCTTCACCACCGGAAAGAG GCTCTCCGCACCATGAAGATGCAGGCTGCCTAccgcaaggccgaggccgcgcACCCGCGTGAGAACGCACCCAAGGCCGAGCAGATTCGCAGTCTCGGTCTGCtagggaaggaggaagaggcctCCGCGGTGCTGAGTCAACGGTGA
- a CDS encoding uncharacterized protein (ID:PFLUO_001626-T1.cds;~source:funannotate) — MAVSDAHAILLATHLCASGDVTDLPVLQAQLPQCFPLERLLRIILTFLPESTEPSRYTSVLQELADESYVVTPDRKLDTTAVKDLTEAGARKRVRKLRLRPLQRPDEDEDVTSADLLTQFLIYRAHLIDAETSLQPLILDLLQPFYEQRPVLRTWLVSSLLPLLRFNYEYHADQEETLSLEVLESMDDQTAVNVLLSSIGTERSNLDLVSNLRGLVGPWLYGSKRSKRRRLNERTSIPLIQGTSNTEAMELAGWEFVNEWLLSRSLVDHDSVVNAFNHWSGPEDVDLGGYGADDAQLPIDKAKDLRHRYGQAGLAVVYAYADSSKAALEGLCQILERIAKLLDLEASSYLVTPNATFPSVQYDIESISSTSRASLLQNSLLTPSNPLTQPSPSSVSFLSALLLSLRTLTDLGHQVPCRAAANMCLHSSEDMQLAELRSVVASIVKQSSQDWHSVRQQLLWLRNWQEDQSDTDGDEHPTHHGLFWRVPRDTVEIEILKALLGTREYQMAVDLYTTPGTTPLNAIQVEQAVKEAIFTAYDNASNGNRTRGGMKRAYDILQAFQPHFPESAAFKQIRALIAATHSLSFYSLTLQHGVPFQPVSIRVHHDPLSLIETVLEQNANSYTKLDDLLSIGRNLVASGVPSSANSNNAEDALQQTPLSEEHALVTAERRITSLAISSALTSNDFGTAYSYILTRLTPPSHLSTSSPLLTPSTVIQDDISWRAVYNAGRYRSTTPVSPTPTLQSQINHLSQRSELLSLALALVPSPDPLPEILGAWRRCDEELSSLRAQEQQEEDLWDTLGDNTTTTTNTLSSVPGGFGPSDSERDAFDTEQQRTARRARARAAVPHSHPHEAPMGLFEVARGAALALHKNASSLRAASAATPAHSSAPATAAHAGDGDDNDRPLSPDEGGDGRVRKRDVVSNMVTGGLVSGLGWVLGADPVNR; from the exons ATGGCTGTGTCGGATGCTCATgccatcctgctggccacTCATCTTTGTGCCAGCGGCGATGTGACGGACTTGCCCGTGCTGCAGGCCCAGTTACCCCAATGTTTCCCGCTCGAGCGCCTGTTGCGCATCATCTTGACCTTTCTCCCGGAGAGTACCGAGCCCTCGCGCTATACCTCGGTGCTGCAAGAGCTGGCCGACGAATCCTATGTCGTGACTCCCGACCGGAAACTCGACACCACCGCTGTCAAAGACCTGACCGAAGCGGGCGCGAGGAAGCGCGTGCGGAAGCTTCGATTGCGGCCACTGCAGCGTcccgatgaagatgaggacgTGACGTCCGCAGACTTGTTGACGCAGTTTCTTATTTATCGGGCGCACCTGATAGACGCCGAAACTTCCCTCCAGCcgctcatcctcgatctACTCCAACCCTTCTACGAGCAACGGCCTGTGCTGCGAACATGGCTGGTCTCAAGCCTATTGCCATTGCTCCGGTTCAATTACGAGTACCATGCCGACCAGGAGGAGACATTATCATTGGAGGTTTTGGAGTCTATGGATGATCAGACAGCCGTCAATGTTCTGCTGTCTTCGATCGGTACCGAAAGAAGCAATCTGGATCTGGTCAGCAATCTTCGGGGCCTGGTTGGTCCCTGGCTGTATGGAAGCAAACGATCTAAGCGGCGGAGACTGAATGAACGGACTTCAATCCCTTTGATCCAGGGGACATCAAACACCGAGGCAATGGAACTGGCTGGATGGGAGTTCGTGAATGAATGGCTTCTGTCACGGAGTCTTGTGGACCACGATAGCGTCGTGAATGCTTTCAATCACTGGAGTGGACCGGAAGACGTGGACTTGGGAGGCTACGGGGCGGATGATGCACAATTGCCAATCGACAAGGCAAAGGACTTGCGGCATCGTTACGGTCAAGCCGGACTTGCGGTGGTGTATGCCTATGCGGACTCATCGAAAGCGGCACTGGAGGGCTTGTGTCAGATATTGGAACGGATAGCCAAGCTGCTTGATCTCGAGGCTAGCTCCTATCTCGTCACCCCTAACGCGACCTTCCCATCCGTGCAATACGATATCGAGTCGATTTCCTCGACATCCCGGGCGTCCTTGCTACAAAACTCTCTCCTGACACCCTCAAATCCTTTGACGCAACCATCACCGTCTTCGGTCTCATTTCTCAGTgccctccttctttctctccgcACTTTGACTGATCTTGGGCATCAAGTTCCGTGCAGGGCTGCTGCAAATATGTGCCTTCACAGCAGCGAGGATATGCAATTGGCAGAACTGAGAAGCGTGGTGGCGTCCATTGTAAAACAATCGAGTCAGGATTGGCACTCGGTCCGGCAGCAATTACTCTGGCTTCGAAACTGGCAGGAGGATCAGTCAGACACCGACGGAGATGAACATCCCACACACCATGGCCTTTTCTGGAGGGTACCGCGCGACACGGTCGAAATAGAGATCTTGAAGGCGCTACTGGGGACCAGAG AATATCAAATGGCCGTGGATCTGTATACCACTCCGGGCACCACGCCGCTGAATGCTATTCAAGTAGAGCAGGCGGTCAAAGAGGCCATTTTCACTGCATACGATAATGCTAGCAACGGCAACCGGACGCGTGGTGGGATGAAGAGAGCCTACGACAT TCTACAAGCCTTCCAACCACATTTCCCGGAGTCAGCAGCGTTCAAGCAGATTCGTGCCCTCATCGCTGCAACGCATTCGCTCTCGTTCTACTCGTTGACCCTACAGCACGGAGTCCCCTTCCAACCGGTCAGCATCCGCGTTCACCACGACCCCCTTTCGTTGATCGAGACCGTACTTGAGCAGAACGCCAATAGCTACACCAAACTCGATGACCTGCTCTCCATTGGACGAAATTTGGTCGCCAGCGGCGTACCCTCCAGCGCGAACTCAAACAATGCCGAAGATGCGCTGCAGCAAACACCCCTCTCAGAGGAACATGCCCTCGTCACGGCTGAACGCCGTATCACCTCCCTCGCCATTTCCTCCGCCCTCACCTCCAACGACTTCGGCACCGCCTACTCCTACATCCTCACGCGGCTAACACCGCCCTCCCACCTCTCAACCTCCTCACCATTACTCACCCCCTCCACCGTCATCCAAGACGACATCTCCTGGCGCGCCGTCTACAACGCAGGCCGCTACCGCTCAACAACACCCGTCTCTCCCACACCCACCCTCCAATCCCAAATCAACCACCTCTCCCAGCGCAGTGAACTCCTCTCTCTAGCGCTCGCCCTCGTCCCATCTCCAGATCCCCTCCCTGAGATCCTCGGCGCCTGGCGCCGCTGCGACGAAGAGCTCTCCTCGCTCCGCGcacaggagcagcaggaagaagaccTCTGGGATACACTGGGGgacaacaccaccaccaccaccaacacccTCTCCTCTGTCCCCGGCGGATTCGGGCCCTCAGACTCAGAGCGTGACGCCTTCGACACCGAGCAGCAGCGCACTGCGAGACGGGCCCGTGCCCGCGCCGCTGTGCCGCACTCGCACCCGCACGAAGCGCCAATGGGTCTCTTCGAGGTTGCGCGTGGTGCCGCGCTCGCGCTGCATAAGAATGCTTCTTCGCTGCGTGCCGCCTCGGCCGCTACACCTGCTCATTCTTCCGCGCCTGCTACTGCTGCTCATgctggcgatggtgatgacaATGACCGGCCCTTGTCCCCGGATgagggcggtgatggccGCGTTCGCAAGCGTGATGTGGTTAGCAACATGGTCACGGGAGGACTGGTTAGCGGCCTCGGTTGGGTTCTGGGCGCTGATCCTGTGAATCGGTAG
- a CDS encoding uncharacterized protein (ID:PFLUO_001627-T1.cds;~source:funannotate) — MSSSVPLLRPPVPGSRNNSNNSSPRAPKLTLGIPPSPNTKPVNGNGVPAVPEGPQLPRQSSRPALPQLRLPSTGSQNVPQEQTLMPNGKPIPPPLSTNRLDTNGGGNLESKGSGPASANSSFSALSFAMELRQTDGSSDPSSAIGDGSIQDGSNNVNGLAVDLDKLSLEKGRPLDVEDLDDEGWHAASEQKKIIELGSLGEGAGGAVTRCKLKDGKTVFALKIITTDPNPDVKKQIVRELNFNKDCASEHICRYYGAFVDKSTGTISIAMEFCEGGSLDSIYKEVKKLGGRTGEKVLGKVAEGVLNGLTYLHSRKIIHRDIKPSNILLCRDGQVKLCDFGVSGEFGTKGDANTFIGTSYYMAPERITGQSYTITSDVWSLGVTLLEVAQHRFPFPADGTVEQPRAGLIDLLTYIVRQPIPNLKDEPDNSIRWSDNFKYFIECCLEKEPPRRATPWRMLDHPWMLDMKNKKVNMANFLSQVWDWKE; from the exons ATGTCGTCCTCCGTGCCTCTTCTGCGCCCACCGGTGCCAGGCAGCCGCAACAACAGTAACAACAGCAGTCCACGCGCGCCGAAACTCACGCTCGGcattcctccctccccaaaCACCAAACCCGTCAATGGGAACGGTGTCCCCGCGGTTCCCGAAGGCCCTCAACTCCCGCGCCAGTCGTCACGGCCAGCGCTCCCACAACTGCGCCTGCCGTCCACGGGCAGTCAGAATGTCCCGCAGGAACAAACCCTCATGCCGAACGGCAAACCAATCCCGCCACCGCTGTCCACCAACAGACTAGATACCAATGGAGGAGGCAATCTGGAAAGTAAGGGCAGCGGCCCTGCGTCTGCAAACTCCTCATTTTCGGCGCTATCCTTTGCCATGGAACTCCGCCAAACAGATGGCAGCTCGGATCCGTCGTCGGCAATCGGTGATGGATCCATCCAAGATGGTTCGAACAATGTAAACGGGTTGGCTGTGGATTTGGATAAGTTGAGCCTGGAGAAGGGCCGGCCCCTTGATGTGGAGGATCTAGATGATGAAGGTTGGCATGCGGCTAGCGAGCAAAAGAAGATTATCGAGCTGGGAAGCTTGGGAGAAGGTGCTGGCGGTGCCGTCACTCGCTGTAAACTCAAGGATGGGAAGACGGTGTTCGCGTTGAAG ATCATCACGACGGACCCCAATCCCGATGTCAAGAAGCAGATTGTCCGGGAACTCAACTTCAACAAAGACTGCGCATCGGAACACATTTGCCGTTATTACGGAGCGTTTGTGGATAAATCAACGGGCACCATCTCGATTGCCATGGAATTTTGTGAAGGAGGGAGTCTCGACAGTATTTACAAGGAAGTCAAGAAACTGGGCGGTCGAACGGGCGAGAAGGTGCTTGGCAAGGTCGCTGAGGGCGTCTTAAATGGCCTGACCTACCTTCACAGCCGGAAGATTATCCACCGAG ACATCAAACCCTCAAACATTCTTTTGTGTCGTGATGGACAGGTTAAGCTCTGCGATTTTGGTGTCAGCGGCGAGTTCGGTACCAAGGGTGACGCCAATACGTTCATCGGCACCTCTTACTACATGGCCCCAGAACGCATTACTGGACAGTCCTACACCATCACATCCGATGTTTGGTCACTGGGCGTGACCTTGCTGGAAGTTGCGCAACATCGATTCCCGTTCCCGGCAGATGGAACTGTCGAGCAGCCCCGCGCCGGGTTAATAGACCTGCTCACCTACATCGTCCGCCAGCCGATTCCAAACTTGAAGGATGAGCCGGACAACAGTATTCGTTGGTCTGATAACTTCAAGTATTTCATAGAGTGCTG TCTGGAGAAAGAACCCCCGCGAAGAGCGACTCCATGGCGAATGCTGGATCATCCATGGATGCTCGAcatgaagaacaagaaggtcaacATGGCGAACTTTCTGTCGCAGGTATGGGACTGGAAGGAGTAA
- a CDS encoding uncharacterized protein (ID:PFLUO_001628-T1.cds;~source:funannotate) codes for MRFTATAVALFAGLAAALPQDVETVTSTDEVTVISCAPTVTNCPGNSGAGATSTPAWTSVPEGSYTSVPEESTTPAWTSVPAVTPVPIVTPQPTAPAPEVTTVWSTVSYCTYSVTPVVSTVTPSVAPVPSNGGGVPHKPSPKPSGVAPSASATPPPAYNAAGAVTGSISFAGLAAAAAFFLA; via the exons ATGCGTTTCACTGCTACCGCTGTTGCCCTCTTCGCTGGCCTTGCTGCCGCCCTTCCCCAGGACGTCGAGACCGTCACCTCCACTGACGAGGTCACCGTCATCTCGTGCGCTCCCACCGTCACCAACTGCCCCGGCAACTctggtgccggtgccacCAGCACCCCGGCCTGGACCTCCGTCCCTGAGGGATCCTACACCTCCGTCCCTGAGGAGTCCACCACCCCGGCCTGGACCTCCGTCCCTGCTGTGACCCCGGTCCCCATTGTGACCCCCCAGCCCACCGCCCCGGCTCCTGAGGTCACCACCGTCTGGTCCACTGTCAGCTACTGCACCTACAGCGTCACCCCTGTGGTCAGCACTGTCACCCCCAGCGTGGCCCCCGTTCCCTCcaacggcggtggtgttcCCCACAAGCCCTCCCCCAAGCCTTCCGG TGTCGCCCCCAGCGCCTCCGCTACTCCCCCCCCTGCCTACAACGCTGCCGGCGCTGTCACCGGCTCCATCAGCTTCGCTGGtctggccgctgccgctgcctTCTTCCTGGCATAA
- a CDS encoding uncharacterized protein (ID:PFLUO_001629-T1.cds;~source:funannotate) codes for MDLSSLEGPPLPDPQEEEEEFLPPYPPELRALELSPPSPSTRHLIPSPLQPRRTETETTEDPVSPLQEQRRQRNHAEGNLKEGNNLRRALAKRGRRSPDQLQLHITPAEEQQLQPQPQPQPKPQPQHQYPEPSPRHAPNSSRPGRRRSKPSHRLVWREEEQLWIVAAPLPETQPDREVSRAASAPSPLASLLPSFSRSPVSPMTPQFPQHQQNRRICDNRVLGDMPPAYESHRFGPTTHTTSRWAAVTRRIPGLSVG; via the coding sequence ATGGATCTATCATCTCTAGAGGGCCCTCCACTGCCAGACCcgcaggaggaggaggaggagttTCTTCCTCCTTACCCGCCTGAGCTGCGTGCGCTCGAACTCAGCCCGCCGTCACCATCTACACGCCATTTAATCCCCTCGCCGCTACAACCACGACGAACGGAAACAGAAACGACAGAGGACCCCGTATCACCACTGCAAGAGCAACGCAGACAAAGGAACCATGCTGAGGGGAATCTGAAGGAGGGAAATAATCTAAGACGGGCCCTAGCCAaacgaggacgaagaagtCCCGACCAACTGCAACTCCATATCACACCGGCAGAGGAGCAGCAActacaaccacaaccacaaccacaaccaaaACCACAACCGCAACATCAATATCCAGAACCATCTCCGCGCCACGCCCCCAACTCTTCCCGtcctggccgccgccgatcaAAACCCAGTCATCGCCTCGTCTGGCGGGAGGAGGAACAGCTATGGATCGTTGCAGCTCCGTTGCCCGAAACCCAACCCGATCGGGAAGTCTCTCGTGCGGCGAGTGCGCCTAGTCCCTTGGCTTCGCTGCTCCCGTCTTTTTCTCGGAGCCCAGTGAGCCCGATGACTCCTCAATTcccccagcaccagcagaACCGCCGTATCTGTGACAACCGGGTGCTCGGCGACATGCCTCCCGCCTATGAGAGCCACAGATTCGGTCCAACAACACATACTACTTCGAGATGGGCTGCTGTCACCCGACGCATTCCGGGCTTGTCGGTTGGGTGA
- a CDS encoding uncharacterized protein (ID:PFLUO_001630-T1.cds;~source:funannotate), producing the protein MVQLAHIFKKDKAKTKEKDNTTETLEADSPAPTPSSPTFSTTRKSPTKSSPSKSSRFHHSRSSSATSTNSAFRFGRASRDPDLHPLNLPPDELRRRLSAMAASRDDQRSSMDIDSQETQKKMNGVNGDQQERSPTPPPHKSNAASTDEADSFKLAGNKFFKDGDYTRAIQEYNKAIEINPSSSAYLSNRAAAHLSAKQFLNALEDIEQANELDPNNPKILHRWAKILTNLGRPAEALDVLSRVQPPATATDRAAAEKMLRFITQAEETLSEDRGVSMVIFCIDQARQGLGAGVKEPRKWTLLAAEAQLKMNNSNSLGKAQDIAIGLLRENSQDPDAMMIRARAFYASGETEQAGKLLKMCLGLDPDMKQAVKLLRIVQKLSRTKEEGNAAFKAKDYRRAVELYGQALEVDPANKDMNAKILQNRAQAYINLKEYDSAVQDCNEALRLDPGYVKAMKMRAKAHGAAGNWEEAVRDYKGVAENNPGEKGIQEEIRRAEFELKKAQRKDYYKILGVGKDASDHEIKKAYRKMAIVYHPDKNRDDPQGDEKFKEIGEAYETLIDSQKRAAYDNGDDLVDPADMFGGGGGFGGMGGMGGMGGMGGMGGMGGMNGTHINIDPNILFNMMNGGGGGGGFASAGGHPFGGGQQQRGGYPGGFPF; encoded by the exons ATGGTCCAACTCGCCCACATCTTCAAAAAGGATAAGGCGAAGACCAAGGAGAAAGACAACACAACCGAAACCCTCGAGGCCGACTCACCCGCACCGACTCCCTCGTCGCCaaccttctccaccacccgcAAATCTCCCACCAAGTCGTCACCTTCCAAGTCCTCTCGCTTCCACCactcccgctcctcctccgccacctccaccaactcTGCCTTTCGCTTCGGCCGAGCCTCGCGTGACCCGGACCTTCACCCACTCAATCTTCCGCCCGACGAGCTGCGTCGGAGACTCTCCGCCATGGCGGCATCCCGAGACGACCAACGGAGCTCCATGGACATCGACTCCCAGGAGACtcagaagaagatgaacgGTGTCAACGGCGACCAGCAGGAGCGCAGCCCGACCCCGCCACCGCACAAGTCCAACGCTGCATCCACCGACGAGGCCGACTCGTTCAAGTTGGCCGGGAACAAGTTTTTCAAGGACGGCGACTACACACGCGCAATCCAGGAGTACAACAAGG CGATCGAGATTAACCCCAGCTCGTCGGCCTACCTGTCCAACCGAGCCGCCGCCCATCTGTCCGCGAAGCAGTTCCTCAATGCGCTCGAAGACATCGAGCAGGCCAACGAACTCGACCCCAATAACCCGAAGATCCTGCACCGGTGGGCTAAGATTCTGACGAATCTGGGGCGACCCGCCGAGGCTCTGGATGTGCTGTCGCGTGTGCAGCCTCCCGCCACGGCGACCGACCGGGCggccgcggagaagatgctgcGGTTCATCACACAAGCCGAGGAGACGCTTTCAGAGGACCGCGGGGTGTCGATGGTGATCTTCTGTATAGACCAAGCGCGCCAAGGGCTGGGCGCCGGTGTCAAGGAGCCGCGCAAGTGGACACTGCTggcggccgaggcgcagTTGAAGATGAACAACAGCAACTCGCTGGGCAAGGCCCAGGACATTGCCATCGGGCTGCTGCGCGAGAACAGCCAGGACCCGGATGCGATGATGATCCGCGCGCGGGCATTCTATGCGTCCGGTGAGACCGAGCAGGCCGGgaagctgctgaagatgtGCCTCGGGCTGGACCCGGACATGAAGCAGGCGGTTAAGCTGCTGCGCATTGTGCAGAAGCTCAGCCGTACCAAGGAGGAAGGAAATGCTGCGTTCAAGGCTAAGGATTATCGCCGTGCCGTTGAGTTGTATGGCCAGGCACTGGAGGTTGACCCGGCCAATAAGGACATGAACGCCAAGATCCTGCAGAACCGCGCCCAGGCATACATCAACCTGAAAGAGTATGATTCGGCGGTGCAGGACTGCAATGAGGCCCTTCGTCTTGACCCGGGGTACGtcaaggccatgaagatgCGTGCCAAGGCCCACGGCGCTGCTGGGAACTGGGAGGAGGCTGTTCGCGATTACAAGGGCGTGGCTGAAAACAACCCAGGCGAGAAGGGCATTCAAGAAGAAATCCGCCGCGCCGAGTTTGAGCTGAAGAAGGCTCAACGCAAGGACTATTATAAGATCCTGGGCGTCGGAAAAGATGCCTCGGATcacgagatcaagaaggcaTACCGCAAGATGGCCATCGTATACCACCCGGACAAGAACCGGGATGACCCTCAGGGCGATGAGAAGTTCAAGGAGATTGGCGAGGCATACGAGACGCTGATTGATTCTCA GAAACGTGCTGCGTATGACAATGGTGACGACCTCGTTGACCCGGCTGACAtgtttggcggcggcggtggcttcggCGGTATGGGCGGTATGGGCGGAATGGGAGGCATGGGCGGTATGGGCGGTATGGGAGGCATGAACGGCACGCACATCAACATCGACCCCAATATCCTCTTCAACATGAtgaacggcggcggcgggggtgGCGGCTTCGCCTCGGCCGGCGGCCATCCATTCGGAGGTGGTCAACAACAGCGAGGCGGGTACCCAGGCGGCTTTCCCTTCTAG
- a CDS encoding uncharacterized protein (ID:PFLUO_001631-T1.cds;~source:funannotate) → MGFIKTVGILATIAATASALPQGFVKRQGTSTASAPSSSSSSSSGGNGIQIVNNMDSTVYLWSTSNTGGSMQTLASGGGTYSEDWQTNSDGGGISIKMSTSEDEDSVLQFEYTENGDTLFWDLSSINLDSSSDFISQGFQATPSDSSCNSASCSPGDSSCAETYQKPDDVDTNSCSLDSGFTLTLG, encoded by the coding sequence ATGGGTTTCATCAAGACTGTCGGCATCCTCGCCACCATCGCCGCTACGGCCTCCGCTCTGCCCCAGGGCTTCGTCAAGCGCCAGGGTACCTCCACCGCCAGTGCcccgagctcctcctcctcctcatccagtGGAGGCAACGGCATCCAGATCGTGAACAACATGGACTCCACCGTCTACCTCTGGAGCACATCCAACACCGGCGGGTCAATGCAGACCCTCGCCTCGGGAGGCGGCACCTACAGCGAGGACTGGCAGACCAActccgacggcggcggcatctccATCAAGATGTCGACctcggaggacgaggactcCGTGCTCCAGTTCGAGTACACCGAGAACGGCGATACCCTCTTCTGGGACCTGTCGTCGATCAACCTGGATTCCAGCTCGGATTTCATCTCCCAGGGCTTCCAGGCCACCCCCAGTGACTCCAGCTGCAACtcggcttcttgctcgcCCGGCGACTCCAGCTGCGCTGAGACATATCAGAAGCCCGATGATGTTGATACCAACAGCTGCTCGCTGGATTCGGGCTTTACCCTCACCCTGGGCTAG